A genomic region of Pseudoalteromonas piscicida contains the following coding sequences:
- a CDS encoding hybrid non-ribosomal peptide synthetase/type I polyketide synthase, giving the protein MNAKTILNTLAKSDIDLYLDESNQLKAKAPKGAITEEFRTLIKEHKASLVAYLEQLDAIYTKRDNNRKIEAAKRVDGKADISFAQQRLWFIDNLQSGSPEYNMPMAFDTKGELNLQVLHQVFATIIERHEVLRSVYVEHEGRIVQQIHTMDEVNFTIQVEDLSHLSGNALTDAVTQRMDADITTSFNLESDLMLRVSFLKKTVDTGVLLFNMHHIASDGWSVEVLTKEFVTLYHAYHAQLPNPLPPLDVQYADYAQWQKDYLEGDVLEKQLSYWQTQLDEAPAVHSLPLDKTRPVTKQQQADVVRGSLPEDIAQKLLAVAKAYELTPFMLLHGALALLLSRHSNSNDIVIGTPVANRKQSELESLIGFFVNTLVLRTNTAHKTLADYLSHIKTVHLGAQTNQDVPFEQLIDHLKVPRSKAYNPLFQIMMTTSTSYGIDDGGMDAFSLPSVELQANASDLIQVKFDLDIDLNISEQGVGLRWTYDLNLFSAHHIEQLNAHLCRLLTEISTLQSDRGVALSEIAMLSDSETHQLVHSINDSELTRSTDHCIHELFEQQAELHPNNIAVVIDEQALTYQQLNEKANQVARYLRANHDIRPDTFVGLCVERSLEMVIGIVGILKAGAAYVPLDPDYPQSRLSYMFDDASLEVVLSQSHLDSVLSDFKGTIVSLDHVAETNQGTTHLFSQYDSHNLSSAETGLTSNNLAYVIYTSGSTGQPKGVMIEHQSLVYSTVCRFDIYEEFSSFLLISSMSFDSSIAGIFSSLTSGAKLCLLSAHKKADTNYIVSQLKRHEISHLLMVPSFYDLILNEVDSTALPALRGAIVAGESCSKNVVEKHYQKFALTGVKLFNEYGPTEASVWSSVALLKCDETVSIGKALPGKSLFIMHNDMLVPYGSVGELYIGGQGLARGYLNRSDLTAQRFVANPFYQAGNQNSSKRLYKTGDLVRYLPDGNLEFIGRADDQVKVRGFRIELGEIEAQLEKLDCVNSALVTTYEIGGANQLVGYVKASDGMTDELPEHFTNKVRVLLGKRVPEHMIPSMIIPMTEWPLTANGKMDRKALPNPSEMASKDNFIAAANDTEQALVKVWCDVLQLDKVSVNSNFFEIGGNSLLSIKLQKAIQQHMEVDVELTDLFEYPTIGALAKFLSGEHDDGVEHGATLMTRSLTQECTDIAVIGMAGRFPDATNVDQFWQNISAGKESITFFTDEELVAAGVAPAMLKDPRYIKSMDVLSGVADFDAKRFDYTPREAELLDPQHRLMLEVSSDALEHSGYGDHSKPQNVGVFVGVTDSAYLIENLLRNPDVVSSASQSLVASTSASFLATKLSYKLNLTGPSVNVLTACSSSLVNVHQACNSLLLNECEMALAGGARIASLKVDGYLYQEGGVNSADGHCRPFDIEATGTRGGSGGCVLLLKRLDKALADKDTIHAVIKGTAVNNDAAEKVGYMAPSISGQAAVIKQALKNANVEANSIQYLEAHGTGTKIGDPIEVKALKNAFATEQKGYCALGSVKANIGHLDVAAGAAGMIKVIEAMKHRQLPPTINYTQSNTQINFEQSPFYINTESKYWDCDTDQSRRAGVSSFGIGGTNAHVILEQAPEVEPSSSPRKTWLLPISAKSSSAVKAACENLRSYLATKADDQVNLHDIAYTLQVGRAQYEYSTHISCSSLEDAITQLDSHPKVVRNEADDRSVVFMFPGQGAQYIEMAQQLYLNEPQFKSVFDQCADTISEQINVDLRAVLYPQLTGQLTPEAAQSLLAQTRVTQPALFAIEYSLATLMQSWGIKPDVMIGHSIGEYVAACLAEVFTVEDALKLVCARGSLMQQAQPGGMLSIAMPVEHLRPLLQLSDTCLAAVNSANNCVAAGSEQALMQLQALLIERGIDYRPLHTSHAFHSKMMDGILDEFSKVFERVELNAPKIRYVSNVSGKFITNEQAQNPEYWLAHLRGTVLFADGIETVLSDTNSLADQKIFVEVGPGRSLTTLVKKNRDAQQQVVLSVTRHANEAICDQQKLLSAVGSLWSHGVDIDWLALNLAQVGRRVPLPTYPFERVRYWVDAKTDSLTSVSSHGAKLAADKWWSVPIWKQSTAMKKAKAQLNTDKQHWLLIMDGHGVAEELASQLMLNGHTVYRAYSGEGFNRLDDQSFNIDIGNSQDYETLLEVINKEVQLDRVVHLLGVALTPTENMLSMTQFNQAQRYGAYSALYTVQAIVKAGLDDKLSIDFITNDVERVTGDETLNIGKSTIKGICKVAPQEYPELSCHHIDVHLNQATCDHAIAKLCQRLSLELHSQQRAPLVALRGNQRWEPDYETELIDTETPAAHRLVDGGVYFITGGLGNIGLLLAKYISQAVAAPKLVLVGRSEFPERAIWPSLLEGKVDPDLCKQIEQITQVEKSGAEVIILSADSANLQQMQDAMNFVESQFGAISGVIHAAGQLHGSMTALIETTEDDFEKQYRAKANGVIVLETLLQKRQVDFCILMSSLSSVLGGLGFSAYAAGNQFMDAFVQSKHEQGDERWVSVNWDGWSFTEATQDDFSMTPEEGIEAFSAMMSIAYYPQLVNSTGALEKRLSQWIDKKVAESQQALYERPDLESDYIAPRNEVEEKLVAIWQQVLGIEQIGIEDNFFDLGGDSLVVTRVISEIRKIFSVNESALSIKEFFEKPIISQLSEKIAAELENAEVESKKAQILEAGKAVEEGVF; this is encoded by the coding sequence ATGAATGCGAAAACAATACTAAATACATTAGCTAAATCAGATATCGATCTTTATCTAGACGAAAGCAATCAGCTTAAAGCAAAAGCGCCAAAAGGTGCGATCACAGAAGAATTTCGAACGCTAATCAAAGAGCACAAAGCGAGTTTGGTTGCTTATCTTGAGCAATTAGATGCGATTTATACTAAGCGTGATAATAATAGGAAAATTGAGGCTGCAAAGCGGGTAGATGGGAAAGCTGATATTTCTTTTGCCCAGCAACGCTTGTGGTTTATTGATAATCTCCAGAGTGGTTCGCCAGAATACAATATGCCCATGGCATTTGATACTAAAGGTGAGCTGAATCTACAAGTGCTTCATCAAGTATTTGCTACAATCATAGAGCGCCATGAAGTACTCCGCTCAGTATATGTTGAACATGAAGGTCGTATCGTTCAGCAGATCCACACTATGGACGAAGTTAACTTTACAATTCAAGTCGAAGATTTGAGTCATTTGAGTGGTAATGCGTTAACTGATGCTGTGACACAAAGAATGGATGCGGATATAACCACGTCTTTCAATCTTGAGTCTGACTTAATGTTGCGAGTTAGTTTCTTGAAGAAAACGGTGGATACCGGTGTGCTGCTATTTAACATGCATCATATTGCATCTGATGGCTGGTCCGTGGAAGTGCTGACTAAAGAGTTTGTTACGCTCTACCATGCATACCACGCGCAGCTACCTAATCCGTTGCCGCCACTTGATGTGCAGTATGCAGACTATGCTCAGTGGCAAAAAGACTATCTGGAAGGTGACGTACTTGAAAAGCAGCTGAGTTATTGGCAAACCCAGTTAGATGAAGCGCCTGCGGTACACTCGTTACCGCTAGACAAAACACGGCCAGTTACTAAGCAGCAACAGGCGGATGTTGTGCGGGGCTCGCTACCTGAGGATATCGCACAGAAATTGTTAGCGGTTGCCAAGGCTTATGAATTGACTCCATTTATGCTTCTTCACGGTGCCTTAGCACTGTTGCTATCTCGCCATAGTAATAGTAATGACATCGTTATTGGTACACCTGTTGCGAACCGTAAGCAAAGTGAGCTTGAATCACTTATAGGCTTTTTCGTCAATACATTGGTATTGCGTACAAATACAGCACATAAAACATTGGCAGACTATCTTAGCCATATTAAAACAGTGCATCTAGGTGCACAAACTAATCAAGATGTTCCGTTCGAACAACTCATTGATCATCTGAAGGTGCCGCGTAGCAAAGCCTACAACCCTTTATTTCAAATTATGATGACGACGAGTACGAGTTATGGCATTGATGATGGTGGAATGGATGCTTTTTCTCTACCAAGTGTTGAGTTACAGGCGAATGCCTCTGATTTAATCCAAGTGAAATTTGATTTGGATATTGACCTAAATATAAGTGAGCAAGGTGTTGGACTTCGCTGGACTTACGATCTGAACCTGTTCTCAGCGCATCATATTGAGCAACTAAATGCACATTTATGCCGCTTGTTAACCGAGATCTCTACATTGCAAAGTGACCGTGGCGTTGCTCTGTCGGAAATTGCGATGTTAAGTGACTCAGAGACACACCAATTGGTACATAGTATCAATGACTCTGAACTTACTCGCTCAACAGATCATTGTATTCATGAGCTATTTGAACAACAGGCGGAGTTGCACCCAAATAATATTGCTGTGGTCATTGATGAGCAAGCTCTGACATATCAGCAGCTTAATGAAAAAGCGAATCAGGTGGCGCGTTACCTGCGTGCAAACCATGATATTCGCCCTGATACTTTTGTCGGTTTGTGTGTAGAGCGTTCACTAGAAATGGTGATTGGTATTGTGGGAATCCTAAAGGCGGGAGCTGCGTATGTCCCTCTAGATCCTGATTACCCTCAATCACGTTTGAGCTACATGTTTGATGATGCTTCATTAGAGGTAGTACTTAGCCAATCGCATCTTGATTCGGTATTAAGTGATTTTAAAGGTACTATAGTGTCCCTTGATCACGTGGCGGAAACCAACCAGGGTACTACACATTTATTCTCACAGTATGACAGCCACAACCTTTCCTCCGCGGAAACTGGCTTAACCTCAAATAATCTTGCTTATGTAATTTATACGTCAGGATCCACTGGGCAACCGAAAGGTGTGATGATTGAGCATCAATCATTGGTGTATTCAACGGTATGTCGATTTGATATTTATGAAGAGTTCTCTAGCTTTTTACTGATTTCTTCAATGTCGTTTGATAGTTCCATTGCGGGAATATTCTCTTCTCTAACTAGTGGCGCAAAACTATGTTTGCTTAGTGCTCATAAGAAAGCTGACACTAATTATATTGTGAGTCAGCTTAAACGCCATGAAATTAGTCACTTGCTTATGGTCCCAAGTTTTTATGACTTGATCCTAAATGAGGTCGACAGTACCGCACTGCCAGCCTTGCGCGGTGCGATTGTCGCAGGAGAAAGTTGTTCGAAAAATGTCGTTGAAAAGCACTATCAGAAGTTTGCACTAACCGGAGTCAAGTTATTCAACGAGTATGGACCAACGGAAGCTTCGGTATGGAGCAGTGTGGCGCTATTGAAATGCGATGAAACGGTTAGCATTGGTAAAGCGTTACCGGGAAAGTCACTGTTTATCATGCATAACGATATGCTTGTTCCTTATGGCAGTGTAGGAGAGCTTTACATTGGAGGCCAAGGGCTTGCGCGTGGGTATTTAAATCGCTCAGACTTAACAGCGCAGCGATTCGTTGCTAATCCATTCTATCAAGCTGGCAATCAGAATAGTTCTAAGCGCTTGTACAAAACAGGTGATCTCGTGCGATATTTGCCAGACGGGAATTTGGAGTTTATTGGCCGTGCGGACGATCAAGTAAAAGTTCGTGGATTTAGGATCGAACTAGGTGAAATTGAAGCGCAACTGGAGAAGTTGGACTGTGTTAACTCAGCACTGGTGACTACCTATGAGATTGGCGGTGCTAACCAGCTCGTTGGCTACGTGAAAGCGAGCGATGGTATGACAGATGAGCTGCCTGAGCACTTTACTAATAAGGTCAGAGTTCTGCTTGGGAAGCGTGTACCTGAGCATATGATCCCAAGTATGATCATCCCGATGACGGAATGGCCTTTAACTGCCAATGGTAAAATGGATCGCAAAGCACTACCAAACCCATCTGAAATGGCGTCGAAAGATAACTTTATTGCAGCTGCCAATGATACTGAACAAGCGCTAGTGAAAGTGTGGTGTGATGTATTGCAGCTCGACAAGGTATCGGTGAATAGTAACTTCTTCGAGATCGGAGGGAATTCACTGCTTAGTATTAAGCTACAGAAGGCAATTCAACAACACATGGAAGTAGACGTTGAGCTAACAGATCTATTTGAATATCCGACCATAGGGGCACTTGCCAAGTTCCTGTCTGGTGAACACGATGATGGGGTTGAGCATGGTGCAACGTTAATGACCAGAAGCCTCACACAAGAGTGTACAGATATAGCGGTTATCGGTATGGCTGGTCGGTTCCCAGATGCCACTAATGTTGACCAATTCTGGCAAAATATTAGTGCTGGGAAAGAATCTATTACCTTCTTTACCGATGAGGAGTTGGTGGCTGCTGGTGTCGCGCCTGCAATGCTGAAAGATCCTCGTTATATCAAATCAATGGATGTCCTAAGTGGCGTGGCTGACTTCGATGCAAAGCGCTTTGATTACACTCCTAGAGAAGCTGAGTTGTTAGACCCACAACACCGTCTCATGCTAGAAGTGTCCTCCGATGCATTAGAGCACTCAGGGTATGGAGATCACTCAAAACCACAAAATGTAGGTGTCTTCGTTGGTGTAACGGATAGTGCTTATTTGATTGAAAACTTGTTACGCAATCCAGATGTTGTCAGTAGTGCATCTCAGAGTTTGGTGGCAAGCACCAGTGCATCATTTTTGGCGACCAAACTGTCTTATAAATTAAATCTAACAGGGCCAAGTGTAAACGTACTGACAGCTTGTTCATCTTCATTGGTGAATGTGCACCAAGCATGTAATAGCTTATTGTTAAATGAGTGTGAGATGGCACTTGCTGGTGGTGCTCGTATCGCTTCATTGAAGGTTGATGGTTACCTTTACCAAGAAGGGGGGGTGAACTCTGCAGATGGTCATTGTCGACCTTTTGACATTGAGGCAACAGGAACACGTGGTGGCAGTGGTGGCTGTGTTCTTTTACTGAAACGCTTAGATAAAGCGCTTGCAGATAAAGATACCATCCATGCTGTAATTAAAGGCACTGCAGTGAATAATGATGCGGCAGAAAAAGTGGGTTATATGGCGCCGAGTATTTCGGGCCAAGCTGCAGTAATTAAACAAGCGTTGAAAAACGCTAATGTCGAAGCGAATTCTATTCAGTACCTCGAGGCACATGGCACAGGTACTAAAATTGGTGATCCAATAGAAGTTAAAGCACTCAAAAATGCCTTTGCGACCGAACAAAAGGGTTATTGTGCATTGGGTTCCGTCAAAGCGAATATCGGCCATTTAGATGTTGCGGCTGGTGCTGCTGGTATGATCAAAGTCATTGAGGCGATGAAGCATCGACAGCTACCACCGACAATTAATTACACACAGAGTAATACCCAGATTAACTTCGAACAATCTCCATTCTATATAAATACCGAAAGTAAATATTGGGATTGTGACACTGATCAAAGCAGGCGTGCCGGTGTGAGCTCATTTGGGATCGGAGGAACTAATGCTCATGTGATATTAGAGCAAGCTCCTGAGGTCGAACCCAGTTCATCACCACGTAAGACTTGGCTGTTGCCGATTTCAGCAAAATCCAGTAGCGCGGTCAAAGCGGCATGTGAGAACTTACGTTCCTACTTGGCGACGAAAGCAGACGACCAGGTGAACTTGCATGATATTGCTTATACTCTGCAAGTGGGTCGTGCACAGTACGAATACAGTACTCATATTTCTTGTTCATCGCTGGAAGATGCAATTACGCAGCTGGACAGCCATCCAAAAGTGGTTCGTAATGAAGCAGATGATCGCTCGGTGGTATTTATGTTCCCGGGCCAAGGTGCGCAATATATTGAAATGGCGCAGCAGCTCTATCTTAATGAGCCGCAGTTTAAATCGGTATTTGATCAATGTGCCGATACGATAAGTGAGCAGATCAATGTAGATTTAAGAGCGGTTCTTTATCCTCAACTTACCGGGCAGTTAACGCCTGAAGCCGCACAGTCTTTATTGGCGCAAACTCGTGTAACACAGCCTGCATTATTTGCCATTGAATATAGCTTAGCAACATTGATGCAGTCTTGGGGTATCAAGCCTGACGTCATGATTGGACACAGTATCGGTGAGTATGTTGCTGCCTGTTTGGCTGAGGTATTCACGGTAGAAGATGCTTTAAAGCTGGTATGTGCTAGAGGTTCCTTAATGCAGCAGGCTCAACCCGGCGGTATGTTATCTATTGCGATGCCAGTTGAGCATCTTCGCCCGTTGTTGCAGCTAAGTGATACTTGCCTAGCAGCGGTGAACTCTGCTAACAACTGTGTTGCAGCTGGCTCTGAACAAGCGCTTATGCAGTTACAAGCGCTATTAATAGAACGTGGCATCGATTATCGTCCGCTGCATACATCCCATGCTTTCCATTCAAAAATGATGGATGGGATTTTAGATGAATTCTCGAAGGTATTTGAACGAGTGGAGTTGAATGCGCCGAAAATTCGCTATGTATCGAATGTTTCAGGGAAGTTCATTACTAATGAGCAAGCACAAAACCCAGAGTATTGGCTCGCACACCTAAGAGGCACAGTGTTATTTGCTGATGGTATTGAGACAGTCCTATCTGATACAAATTCTCTTGCTGATCAAAAGATATTTGTAGAAGTGGGGCCTGGTAGAAGTTTAACAACACTCGTGAAGAAAAACCGTGATGCGCAGCAACAAGTGGTGCTATCGGTTACGCGCCATGCGAACGAAGCTATCTGTGATCAACAAAAATTGTTAAGTGCGGTAGGTTCTCTTTGGAGTCATGGTGTGGATATAGATTGGCTCGCGCTCAACTTAGCGCAGGTTGGTCGTCGTGTGCCATTGCCGACCTATCCATTTGAACGAGTTCGTTACTGGGTGGATGCCAAAACAGACTCGTTGACGAGCGTATCCTCTCATGGTGCTAAGTTAGCTGCTGATAAATGGTGGTCGGTGCCTATATGGAAGCAAAGTACCGCAATGAAAAAAGCCAAGGCGCAACTTAACACAGATAAGCAACATTGGTTGTTAATTATGGACGGTCATGGTGTCGCGGAAGAGTTAGCCTCTCAGCTTATGTTGAACGGTCACACTGTATATCGAGCATATTCAGGAGAGGGCTTCAACCGTCTAGATGATCAGAGTTTCAATATTGATATTGGCAATAGTCAAGATTATGAAACGCTTCTAGAAGTCATCAATAAAGAGGTACAGTTGGATCGCGTTGTACACCTGTTAGGTGTTGCGCTTACACCAACTGAGAATATGCTAAGTATGACACAATTTAATCAAGCACAACGGTATGGCGCGTATAGTGCTCTATATACTGTTCAAGCAATTGTTAAAGCGGGTCTAGATGATAAATTGAGTATTGATTTCATAACCAATGATGTTGAGCGAGTCACTGGTGATGAAACTCTTAACATAGGTAAGTCAACGATTAAAGGGATATGTAAGGTCGCACCACAGGAATATCCTGAGCTGAGTTGCCATCATATTGACGTACATTTGAATCAAGCTACGTGTGATCATGCAATTGCTAAATTGTGCCAGCGTTTATCATTGGAGTTACATTCACAACAGCGAGCACCACTTGTTGCACTGCGTGGTAATCAACGTTGGGAACCTGATTATGAAACTGAGCTAATCGATACAGAGACGCCAGCTGCCCATCGTTTAGTAGATGGAGGTGTTTACTTTATTACTGGTGGCTTGGGTAACATTGGTCTTTTGCTTGCTAAATATATTAGTCAAGCCGTGGCAGCTCCTAAGCTGGTACTTGTGGGACGCTCTGAATTTCCCGAGCGCGCGATATGGCCAAGCTTACTGGAAGGTAAAGTTGACCCAGACCTTTGTAAGCAAATTGAGCAAATTACTCAAGTGGAAAAAAGTGGTGCAGAAGTAATAATTCTAAGTGCCGACTCAGCAAATTTACAACAAATGCAAGATGCTATGAATTTCGTAGAAAGTCAGTTTGGCGCGATTTCTGGGGTGATCCACGCAGCGGGCCAGCTACACGGTTCAATGACAGCACTCATTGAGACCACTGAAGATGACTTCGAAAAACAATATCGTGCCAAAGCGAATGGCGTCATAGTGTTAGAAACCTTGCTACAAAAGCGACAAGTTGATTTTTGTATATTGATGTCTTCATTATCTTCAGTACTTGGCGGCCTTGGATTCTCGGCTTATGCCGCAGGTAACCAATTTATGGACGCATTTGTGCAAAGTAAGCATGAGCAAGGTGACGAGCGCTGGGTAAGTGTTAACTGGGATGGGTGGAGTTTTACAGAGGCCACCCAAGATGATTTCTCGATGACACCTGAAGAGGGAATAGAAGCGTTTTCAGCCATGATGTCAATCGCTTATTACCCACAATTAGTGAATTCAACTGGTGCATTGGAGAAGCGACTAAGCCAGTGGATAGACAAAAAGGTTGCTGAGTCGCAGCAAGCTTTATATGAGCGCCCTGACTTGGAGAGTGACTATATCGCACCTCGTAATGAGGTTGAAGAGAAGCTCGTTGCTATTTGGCAGCAGGTGCTAGGTATTGAGCAAATCGGGATTGAGGATAATTTCTTTGATTTAGGCGGGGATTCTTTAGTAGTAACCCGTGTCATTAGTGAAATAAGAAAAATATTCTCAGTAAATGAATCTGCATTATCTATTAAAGAGTTCTTTGAGAAGCCAATTATTAGCCAGTTATCAGAAAAAATAGCGGCTGAACTAGAAAATGCTGAAGTCGAAAGTAAGAAAGCGCAAATATTAGAAGCAGGTAAAGCTGTAGAAGAAGGAGTATTTTAA